AGGCACTCCTTTCCCGATGGCTGGAGGGCCTGGATGCCCAGCTCCAGCAGATCCAGGCGCAGGCGGGAAGCGCCCCGGCCGCCATCCTGCATATGGCCGGCATGATCCCAGTGATATTCCGCGTCGCCGAGGGCCGGCTGCCCATCTTCCTGGAGTTCTGGAGCAAGGCGATCCGCGAGCCGGAGGTCTGGCACGCCACCATTTCCCATTTTCAGCGCTACCGCGCCTTTTTCTCTGACCTGATCCGCGCCGGCATCTCCGCCGGCGATTTCCAGCACGTCCAACCGGAGTTTGCCGCTCAGATGCTCATCTCCCTGGCGGTAGGGCTGATCCTGCAGGGGCTGTTGGAGCCGAATAAGGAGGACTGGGAGACATTGACCCAGGAAGCGGTGCGGATGTTAATGGCCAGTTGGGGGTGGAAAGGGGGCGAACAGGATCAGGCCGGCCCGCCAGCCTGAAGGATGAAGTCCACAAAGGCGCGCAGGGGCGGCCACTGGGCCCGCTTCTGCGGATAGACCAGGTAGAGATGCCGCCGGCCGTCAATGCCCTGCACGCGCACCGCTACCACATCCGGCCGGCCGCGCTCGTCCAGGGCCAACCGCGAGAGAAAGCCGATGCCGGCGCCGGCCACCACTGCGGCCAACACCGCATGAGTGCTCCCCAGCTCCAGCACTGCGGCCTGCGTCAGGCGCTCTCTCTCCTCGGGGGAGAGCTGTCCCTCCACAAACTGCCGGGTGGCGGAGCCCGGCTCGCGCAAGATCAGGCGCTCGGACAGCAGTTCCTCCCGGGAAATCACCTGCCGGGAGGCAAAGGGATGCCCTGCCGGCACCGCCAGCACGATCTCATCCTCCACCACTGGGGTGCACACCAGTTCCGGGTCCGTGACCTGACGTCCGATGAACCCCAGGTCTGCCTGGCCGGCGTGCAAACGTTCCAGGACGCCGGCGCTGTTGGTGATGAAGAGATGCGTCTGAATGTCCGCATGGCGCTGTTGGAAGGCCGAGAGCCATTTGGGGAGGAAGAAGTGGCCGGGGGTGGTGCTGGCGGCGATGCGCAGGATGCCGGCGCTCTGCTCCTTCAATGCGGTGAGGGTTGCCAGCAGAGACTGATACTGCCGCAGGACATTTTCGGCGTACTCGCGCAGGAGCTGGCCGGCCGGCGTCAGCTCGATGACCCCGCGCCGGCCGCGCACCAGCAGTTGGACTCCCAGCTCGTTCTCCAGCGCTTTCAACTGCTTGGAGATGGCCGGCTGGCTGATGTCGAGTTTATGGGCCGCGGCGGAAAGGGTGCCGGCCTCCAGCACCGTCAGAAAGGTCTGTAATGCCTTGATGTTCACCCTCTTCTCCTCTCTCCCATCCTCCGGGGCCTCGCTACCTGGCTCAAGGCTACCACAAGCCCAGCCCTTCGTCAACCTGGCCCCGGGGCGGCCATTCGTCGGGCGTTATTCCCCTTCGCCGGCGTTGGGCGGCGCGTTCCAGGCCTCGCTCCTATGAGCGAAGGCCGGTACACCTGTTTCACCCAAAGTTGACGAGCCGGCCGTTGGCATGTACACTATGGCCGGCGGATGTAGATTCCGCCGACAGCGTGGAAAGGAGCAGTCGCGATGACCCCCCAGCCCGCCCCCAAACAGGTCATCACCCGAGCCCAGTGGGTGGCCGCCGATGCCGCCCTGCGCGAGGCGCTCTCCCGCTTCGCCAGCCAGGCCCGCTTCGAAGAGGAGTTTCTGCGCGCTTTCCTCATTTACTGGAGCGCCGAGGACGAAGAGGACCTCCCCATTGACCTGGAGCATATAGACCCCGATTCGGAGGAATTCCTGCTCACCTTTGAGTGGTTCGTCTATGACTATCGGGAGAGCGAATCGGGCAAGCGCATCATTGACCTGTTCGCCGAGGCGGAGGGGCCGCGCCTGCCGGCCCTCCAGCGCCAGCTCCTGGAGGCCTGGCGTCAGCAGTGTATTGACCTGTACGAGGTCCAGCGCGTTGAGGACGGCCGGCGCTATCACGTACTGCGCGTCATGACCGGCCAGGTGTACGCCGTGGATGATGAGCCCAGCGCCGGCTCGCTCGCCCCGGGGGACCTGCTGGCGGTGCGTCTCCTGCCGGTGGGCGAGCGGTGGTATCCTTCCACGCTGTTCCGAAGCTTTTCGCCGGCCGACCTGCCGCGCCTG
This genomic stretch from Anaerolineae bacterium harbors:
- a CDS encoding TetR/AcrR family transcriptional regulator; this encodes MATHRGEETYERILREAELCFARYGYDATGVAEICERAGVSKGAFYHHFPSKAAVFEALLSRWLEGLDAQLQQIQAQAGSAPAAILHMAGMIPVIFRVAEGRLPIFLEFWSKAIREPEVWHATISHFQRYRAFFSDLIRAGISAGDFQHVQPEFAAQMLISLAVGLILQGLLEPNKEDWETLTQEAVRMLMASWGWKGGEQDQAGPPA
- a CDS encoding LysR family transcriptional regulator; amino-acid sequence: MNIKALQTFLTVLEAGTLSAAAHKLDISQPAISKQLKALENELGVQLLVRGRRGVIELTPAGQLLREYAENVLRQYQSLLATLTALKEQSAGILRIAASTTPGHFFLPKWLSAFQQRHADIQTHLFITNSAGVLERLHAGQADLGFIGRQVTDPELVCTPVVEDEIVLAVPAGHPFASRQVISREELLSERLILREPGSATRQFVEGQLSPEERERLTQAAVLELGSTHAVLAAVVAGAGIGFLSRLALDERGRPDVVAVRVQGIDGRRHLYLVYPQKRAQWPPLRAFVDFILQAGGPA